Within the Vigna angularis cultivar LongXiaoDou No.4 chromosome 10, ASM1680809v1, whole genome shotgun sequence genome, the region ACCATAATTATGTTGTTTACCTTCCAAAAATAAGGAAACAGCGAGGGAGGGTCTATGATAAACGCTTTATGCAGTCGCCCAGGGTAGTTTTCCCCCGTTATCTTCAATGCTCTCACTAGTAAGTTCGTAAAAGCAGATGCAGACCTGTAAAAGCCTGCAACCAAACGCCTCCTTAATATACATGCTTCcttcaaacatcattcaaacACACTGCctaattatattaacattttcTATGTAATTTGAGAGTATCTTCTGCATGATGCAAAATTTAAGGAACTAAGGCAAGATATTCATAATAGTCAGTTCCATGAATACCATTCACAACATGGCACTAGGAGTTTTGACCGTGACAGTTCATGGCTACCCAGACACATTCCGAGAGTGCCTTGTGAAATGTGAATGATTTTGATTGTTCtgagagaagaaaataataatttttttgtttatatatattaatagattGACATAAGTTCTCTTATGTAAGtttgtataaaatttaatttagttgaaAAGTTTTGTTTGTGAGACGACATTAGTGGAAAAGTGGGTGGAGATCCTTACTTGCATCGAAAAGCAAGACAAATTGCTGAACGTATTTTGGCATGGTCGAAACAGCCACCTCCATTGTGAAGACCAACAAACGAGTGAACCTAGAGAGACATAGAGAAAGAAACAACAGCGAAGAACCGCAGTTTAGTTCTACTGCAGTGTCTGCAGCAATGCAGATCATGAATTTAAGAAACAAAAGGTTCAGAACGATTCTTCTGTTTCCGGACTTACATTTTCTGGGAATGAAACTTCTGATACTCTTGCTTCATCCGCAAAATCTGTTACACCATGTTCaactcattattattattattattatatcattatcTCACAATTAAACAACACCTTGAAGAAACTTGCAGAGTTTACACACTCaaagttcagaaaaaaaaaacagaaggGAGATCACAATATAAGTTACCATTACAGGTCTATACTCATCGTCATGACCAGCCACGTACGCCAACCCATCAGTCAGTTCTCCTGAAAACTCATCCGCCACCAAATAAtctgtttaaaaataattaacataacaaAATTAGTAATGTTATgttgaaggaaaaagaaagaagaaatccCTTTGTTTTAGGGTGTGGAGAGAGAGTCATTCATCATCTATAGGATGAATTTTTCTGCAAGACTTCATTCAAATGATCTAAAGGGAGAGCAAGATTCTTGTTGGTTTTCACTTTCCTTTATATGTAAagtaataagaaagaaaagaagaatgttAGAACAGTACTGTAATAATGTATATATCATAATTTACCAGCGCCTATACTCTCTCTCCAAGAAAGGCAAGCCCTGAGTTGCTTGGCAGCTCTTTTCACGTTATCCCCCTTTGCTTTCAGAAATCGTTCCACACAAGCATAATTGCAGAACTTCTCCTACACTCGAAACAGTTaagaacaaaaaacatgttTGTATCAGACccagaatatatatataaccaacAAACCCAGCACACTTAAAGGCaagaaaaagtaattaaagTAAAAGCGACCAAAACTGCAACTGTTTACTCTCAGCTCAATAGATCTTCCacttttaattacaaagttgTGTATCTGCAGAAAGAACAGTGAGTGAGTGGAAGAGGAGGTGAAACAAGAACCTGTTTAACAGTGAGCGGTGTTTGTTTCCTGATGAGCTCGAGAACTGCTTCAACTCTAGACCTGTCTCTCTCATCCTTCTTACTCATCTCGAGAAATGCCAACTTCACAAAGTAatgagataataataatatatatatgcaatACTCTAATATGATCAATCAGTAGTAACaacagaaataaataatatcttgtCTTGAAGTAactggagagagaaagaagactgAAAGAGATTGAAGGAAACACTGaataaaagaggaaaagaaggacGTGTTATATGTGTAGCAAAACGGCTGCTAAAGCCTTTTGGTTGGAAGCATGCTTGGTTGAAGAGTCACTGATATGGGAGAAAACAAAGGGGAAAAGTGAAATGAGATGTGTTTTGTTGGTCAGCACAGAAATGATGGATACATATCCGACACTGATTTAATAACGAAAACGACTGTTTAATCAAACTATCccatcatatatttataattctttttcaaaCTACACATTCACGTTCACtctatatatacatttattgaCTTTTTGTTTTACATCTTTGTCTCTGTCAAAAAGGACACAGGCGGTTTTGAAGCATTACAGAAAGTGTGTTTAAATATGATCATATTTATCAGAAATGTGATAATACGTGCATGCATGCATTCCTCTTGCACGCAGCAGCATTGAATTTTGGTGTTGACAGTTCTATATATTGTGATGTATGAACTATGAAAGCGGATTTCAGCAACTGCAAAAGCTGCACTGCACTCAAAATGACACAAAGCACGAGCTTTAACCCAAAATCGGGAGGATTTAGGTCAAAATTTAAAGACAGGGACGGATCTTGGGCAGACACCAggcttttaaaatttcaaataaatagtaaaatataaaattaaatataataaaagaatataaatttattatcatattttttattttttaagttacttACGTTTGTATTCATTTTTCACACgttttcttttatctctaaacaaaaaaaaattaaacacaaattcaatatttttgtttttatttttcacatgtaTTGTTTATTCATGAAGGAAAATATGTAACTCTCCTTTATCCACTCTATagttaaatattagttttataatttttttatctcatgaatttattgtataataattttttttataatgtatagTATTTGATTTCATTGGGCCAAGAAAGATGagaaaataatagtaataagtGTAaagtgatttattatttatataatacttttttttttctactatcTATTATTTTTCAGCTCTTTAATCTCTCCTtatcaaacaattatttatagaaaaaacttacatatatattttcagCAATAGAAAGCATAATCAAGACTTTGATTAATAAGTTTCTACTAATTAAatggtattttattttatttttcatataaaatgtgtttttaaagctatgtttttcattaaaattaaaataatattcgtTTGTGAAATATGTTAGAATATCTCGTACGTGTGCTAGAGAAGAAGTAGAACATTCCAAGTAACAAGTCTCTTGAGTAAGATAGGCGCATtttggacatttttttttcagatcatttttaagaaaaacaaagttaaaaatagtaaaaagaatttttcatacgttaaaattagtttatgcatgatttaaggaaaaaattatatataatgttacatattacattaaatatatcttatatggattaaatcattatatatattgaattcatgttttattaGTGTTGTGTTTTagtatgattttttataaaagatcatcaaatttttcacttgaaaatatgaataagatTGGTTTTATTAGGAAAAAATGATATTTGAcctatataaattttttatatttatttgagattattctttttttaatttttattctttttttattgaaaaaataaaagatttatttgtttatgacaattttatcttatacaatgtgaaataaatataaatgtatttcaTCTTGTTATTATTTGGTGATCGAAAGTGGTATGTGCAGAGTCGCAAGAAAGCTATGAATGTATTTACTTATCTGTATGTAGGTGTGGCAACTTAGCTGGTGATCTTTGGCTTGTATTGTAGATTTGTGCATTAAGATCGTCCTTTGCGTGTGGCGTAGGAATGATGTCTTTCTGTAAAAAATGGAAAACAGAAACTCCACTTTTTGGCTTCACTTTGTTTCTTATTGGTTGAAAGGTTAAAGGGAATGTTCCTTCTTCTCACCAGTAATATACATGTTCATTTCAGattcactttctttcttctttttttacttttttttcttcttttctctgcACATCCAGATTCATCAAAActattaaacataatttaactCAAGATAACTTTATTATAAGTGCTAAATTCTTAATATGAAAACAACAAATGGATCACatatctcaaaataaaattttcaaaaacacaTTATTGATACAAAATGAAATAATCCAAACagaatatttttccttttctccaaaacttattaaagaaagaaaaataacagaTGACCTCTGTCCAAAATCCTGAGAAAACTTCTTTTATCATTGTCCTCACACGTTTGGTTAACATGTGTAGCAAAAAGTTATCGTGTGAAAATAAGTGTAGATAAGATAAAACAGATaagaacaaattaaattaaatttgcttacaattatatttatattttgatgtgtgAAATTGGTAGAATATTATGAAAgttgtgaagaagaagaaagggtaCTACAGTGGTGGTTATGAATATAAAGGTACAGAAGAATAATAACAAGAATACTTACGGTCACGGGACAGTGAGAATGGACGGTGGAGAGAGTTTGAGTCAAATGTGAGGCAACAAATTTTCGGCAAATTTAAGTTTTCAGAGCGTGAATGCAACTTTAGCACTCCATTATTAGGCCCAGCTTTTTTGCTGAAAGCTTGGTCCACTCATTTATGGGCTTTAACCCAATGCTTCACTGTACGTACGCCTATTCTACCTTTCAAAACCCTCACATGCATGTATAGAAGTTTTCTCATGATGAAATTTTTtactatgtttttatttttgtataaattaattataacttataGAGAAACTAGTATTAactcttcttttatttaaatctttgaaaatttttgtcCAAACCTACTctaatttgatttcattttccCACTTCTAAAATGGTTTTCCTATTGTTGGGATTACTACAAATCCTTTTTGAAAATAACCCTACAATTCTTTTTTGCAAGTGTCTAAAGGGTTATAACACAATGCGATAAgttcaaataatttatcttaCACTATATTATGTTgtaaggagaagaagaagaaaactatatatatataaagagagaaagaaaaaataaaatgaaacgaaaattgtaattgtttgtttgtgaaggaaattaacataataaataaatctaaaagaatGGCACGCCTTGTTTACGTAAGAGTGATTGTTTACACTAAGTTGCATGAAAATttcttgcaattttttttttcaaatgtttgtttcgtatgtttaatttattttctatagaaTAACATGAAATATTGTATCCAAAATATCTTGATTAAATTTCTCACGAAATCGATGTTATGACATAAAGCTCCGAAACGTAAAacataactttatttaaatcaaattatttcatCTAGTTATTTCTAGCAAGCATcgattaatttttcaattatggCAGAATATACCTGATAAAAGACGACAAAaggaaagtgttggttttttaGACCCTCTTCGCATCTCTCTGTTACGTTTTATTTGGCAAGATACTTGATCTTTTAGTTAATTAGTTAGTCAATAAACTTCCTCTCGTCCAATAATtacattcataaattaaaaagaaaaggttcAACTCTGTTAAAAATCAATGGACACCGCATTACAACAATATACTAggttaaattttatgtttttttttcctgtaaatgatttaataattttaatacatttagaaatttattaaattaaacaacaGAGGGGAATGTTAAGGCTCAAAAAGAAAGACAGTGGTATTTAAAGAATGACATATAAATCTCATAGAAATTTGCATAATAACTTATACCTTGAGAAAGGagtatttgaattttataagaaaattgcTAAATCTTATGAAATGATGGTCTTTTTTTAAGTGTTAAACGAAAACATAGAAAACTGTGGGCCAACATTCTACCATAATTTCCGTTCAACCAtgcatatttttaatttaatatttcacCAATTGAATAGAGCTTCAACAAATCTCGTCCAGTTCTTTGTACCCTTAAGCAGCACTAATCTATGCATAAAGTTGGATTCCTCTTCCTTTATTCAAATGCCAAATATTTAATGAGAAAAAAGGACAAAGCACTAACTACAATTGGTAAAAAGAATAGAAGCAAAGCAAGTAGCATGGTCTTAATGATCCTCGATTTCACATtaccattttaaaaaatggaattaaactattttttaggtAAACTTTATCCTATACTAACTGCCCTGCTTTATTTTTCTACTTATTGGTGGTTCAAGCAAGAAGTTTGAGTTTGAAATGGCAGGCCCGTAAATATGTTTTCCCAAAGTTTAGAAGAATTGTTCATGCTATAATTATTGATAGCTTGGTACGTACCTACTACCATTAGGAGTGTAATACATACACAAGTCAAATCATATCCATGGAAGTGACGTGTGGAAGCTGAGTCAGCAAAACATTCCAGAGTGAGTATTGTGTTTACTCTTGTAAGACACCCTAGAGGAACAGGTGGACTAACAGGAAACAAAGCTGGGTGTGCCTTGTTGGAGACTCTATGAAAGTGAGATTGTACTTGCTTAAAATGCAAGAGGAGGGCCTATGTGTCAAATATGGAAACCTTCCCCATGTGTGCCTTTTACCTCTAATAGAGATGCCAAATGATGGTGAAAAAAAGGGAAGTTTATCTTCAGGCATAAGCCACCACCACTCTTTAGGGAAAGGGAAAAACGGATACCAAGAGAGgcttctttatttatttttctttttttatggtCAAGAAAGTGTGAGATGCAAAGATGATTGGTggagtgttttctttttcttctataagGGATAAGAGGTTCGAAAGGGACAATGTACCAGCAACAAATGTGAATTTCATGATTGGGCTGCAAGGGAATGTAAAAATGTCTCAAAACATGAAAAGCGACCTTGCAAAATGTTCACCCTTGTTTAAGCAAAGGGTGTAGAGGTCTCCTCTTTATCTCTCTCACCCTCTTCTTATTATGTCCCTCATGTTTGTTACACCTGCATGAGCCACACCCACTTCACCAAATGGGGTGGCTGCAATCCCTCATCTCTCCACTCAAGAAGCTTTGGTTCCGGATGCATTCAACTCAAAAGAAGAGTACGTTCCATCACACATTCCATAGCTGCATTATTCTCTTACTCCTGCTAGTTTTACCAGAAATGCTTTTGTCATCTCTTCACATTGTATTTAGCACAATgcttcttctattttttaaacACTCTTTCACTACATGCAACACACTTCCTTCCTTCACCTGCATTTCAATGAGACTTTAGAGAAATTAAGTACAAGTTTGCAATGCCTCATCATTTGaattatttcaatgtttttcttCACACACCCGGCTTCCCTATCCCTTTGTCCTATTAGCTAGACGCAGGCatcatttatttaattcttcCTTCCCAATCACAAATTTTCTTAACTTTGCCTAAACATTTCAGGAAGAGGCATATACATTCTATATGAAGATGTCAAATCTTGCCCCTATGAAGACGTCCACGTCCTCTGGTCAATACTAGTGGAATCTCACTCCTCTTTGCCATTGAAAAGATGAGGGCTATGCACAAAACAGAATCGTAATGTacatatataaactatttatgATGTCCATACAGAGTgtctttttttaacttttgtagcATCACACATAGAATGATACTCCTCctctgtttcttttttttttcttgtcttaTGAAGCATCCGTGAAGAGCTTATCTAAACATCCATCTTTTTTTCTGCTTAAATGCTTCCAAAACCTGTAGGAGGAGGGGAGTAACCCAGTAAGAAAATTTTAGCTTTGAAATACAAATTAAAGAAGTCCTCAATAAGGGGTTTTATTGGTAAGCTGTCTATTTTAAGCTGTTGTTGAAATGGTAGCTTGTTCCCTTATTTTCCTTATTGATGTTGATATTTGAAAGCTATGTGGAATGGATAGC harbors:
- the LOC108320862 gene encoding phosphatidylinositol/phosphatidylcholine transfer protein SFH6, whose protein sequence is MSKKDERDRSRVEAVLELIRKQTPLTVKQEKFCNYACVERFLKAKGDNVKRAAKQLRACLSWRESIGADYLVADEFSGELTDGLAYVAGHDDEYRPVMILRMKQEYQKFHSQKMFTRLLVFTMEVAVSTMPKYVQQFVLLFDASFYRSASAFTNLLVRALKITGENYPGRLHKAFIIDPPSLFPYFWKGVGAFVELSAVTTLVSSLDFHGEDGSSGDLTGGRGVMNAGSCSSSRFAFTVSHHVDSLKPWYLSLSETSVASRTPVQQRTPRPSFLKSPAGMVFGRGERVCRESFLPLWKLYRRPYDEMVYRSKMRGPVGGHFRRRHVSFSQRF